The Faecalibacter bovis genome includes the window TGGCCGAAAACGCGTTAGAATTATTCAAAACAATTCAAAACGTTGGAGGATTTACAAAAGCTTTAGAAAATGAAACAATTCAAGATTTCATTTATTCTAGTGCCAAGAAAGAACAAAAAGAATTTGATGCAAACGAAATTAACTTAATCGGGGTGAACAAATACAAAAATCCTGAAGAAAAGTTAGAAGTTAATAAGAAGGCAAAAATTGTAAAACCAGCCTTATTTGTACCAATTGTACCAAGTCGTTTAGCTGAAAAAATTGAAAAAAATTCATAATAAAATCTGATTTAAAGGCGATTTTAATGATTAACAATACTATATTAACTCCTGAATTTCAGGAGTTTTTACTTTTAATAGAAAAAGAAGATATACGATCGATTGGTTTAAAAAAATCGCCTTTTGATGAGGTTACTTCTGCTGAAGTTGCGCAACAACTAAAAGGACTACAAGTAGCAAAACATAAATTTCCTACCTTTTATCAAACGAAAGGAATCTACTTTCCTCCTTCTGTAAATTTGGAACAAGCTAGTTCGGAAGCAACTGCTAATTATAAAGCTTCGTTGGTTAGCGGTAAAAAATTAATTGATTTAACTGCAGGTTTAGGAATAGATTCTATTGCTTTTTCAAATTCATTTGAAAATGTAATTCACATTGAAAAAAATTCAGATTTAAGTCAAATCGTATCTCATAACGTTTCTGTTTTAAACCGAAATATCAAATGTTATAATGGAACTTTCGAAGATTATTTTGAACAAAATCCAAATGAGAAATTTGATGTAATTTATTTAGATCCAGCGCGTAGAAATGATTCGGGCCGAAAATTTATTTTAGAAGATTTAGAACCAAATATCTTAGAATATATTCCTATTTTCTTCGAGAAAAGTAATCAAATTATGGTCAAACTTTCTCCTTTATTGGATTTATCTTTAACCATACAGCAAATTCCTTCTATTAAAGAAATTCATATTGTTGCGCTTAAAAATGAAGTGAAAGATTTCTTGATTTTATTAGAAAAAGATTTAGTTACATCTAACCCAAAAATTGTATGTGTTAATTTAGAATCTAATCAAGATGAATTTTCATACAATTTTGAAGATGAAGCTATATCGTACGCTTCCTTCGGAGGATTAAAAAAATATATTTACGAGCCAAATGTTTCCATTTTAAAAGCTGGAGCTTTTAAGAATATTTGTTCAAAATTTGATGTTTTAAAACTGCATCAAAACACACATTTATATACTTCGGATGAATTGATTGAAAATTTCCCAGGTCGTATTTTTGAAATTCAAGAAATTATCAAAAATCCAAAGAAAGAAATTACCAAATCAAAAGCGAATCTTTTAGTTAAAAATTATCCAGATTCTATAGACGTTATTAAGAAAAAATTTAAAATTAACGACGGCGGAAATATTACATTAATTTTTACACAAAGTATTGAAGGAATTCATATCTTAAAAACTACAAAAATCTAAAGTTCTAATTTAAAATCTAATTATTTTTGTAGTTAACAATCATAAGTCAATACCATTGCAATACAAAATTAAAATAGAGAATTTTATA containing:
- a CDS encoding class I SAM-dependent methyltransferase — translated: MINNTILTPEFQEFLLLIEKEDIRSIGLKKSPFDEVTSAEVAQQLKGLQVAKHKFPTFYQTKGIYFPPSVNLEQASSEATANYKASLVSGKKLIDLTAGLGIDSIAFSNSFENVIHIEKNSDLSQIVSHNVSVLNRNIKCYNGTFEDYFEQNPNEKFDVIYLDPARRNDSGRKFILEDLEPNILEYIPIFFEKSNQIMVKLSPLLDLSLTIQQIPSIKEIHIVALKNEVKDFLILLEKDLVTSNPKIVCVNLESNQDEFSYNFEDEAISYASFGGLKKYIYEPNVSILKAGAFKNICSKFDVLKLHQNTHLYTSDELIENFPGRIFEIQEIIKNPKKEITKSKANLLVKNYPDSIDVIKKKFKINDGGNITLIFTQSIEGIHILKTTKI